Proteins encoded together in one Venturia canescens isolate UGA chromosome 10, ASM1945775v1, whole genome shotgun sequence window:
- the LOC122417609 gene encoding uncharacterized protein isoform X2, with translation MDKHQEGERERGRTSRASSTSSLGREVRCACQFFQSDSLLPERRAMIISRPSSRNANQPASIANVRGTTEDPTTIYHLQSEHEYEPIGTPLVKPRTMTPVSTAPVVRIIDTDVAPVADSDDSIDLGGRFTPGPVLEGNELILPLDGQIEDSAMETKELAGGGDTSEELESPQQLQDRLEERFLNTLATTAANESRVEGKVYTSKEVDPSTMMKDASPPSSTLQRGAAHGLPQRLRFQADKLRSRLKSIQPPNFTLSINRSRPEKTTSRSSKSRGSSDKKSSGSRSDKTETSKRSRIERIRSSLPDRPRLSLPDRRKFHFPERSKFHLPDRPRFNIKKPNVHFPTLGKSRKTTSSSSSEQQQQQQPQIRRDGTDESSAAGSMRKIFDFSTYPRLFDKKSKIQEEYATSSPKESRAQSIESSTLPRTKKTLAGGSAAPPLGSRWSQKFTDMKFADDEEDESGKTLAERSKPWRRPSLEEPRVSLGTTRRGRSIEEPRAEESLPWSSSDERIDEAGRENEKKRRIIDEQASYEEEAEGEKEFDRIRGIKLRRRTWEESYEEEDEPPRIDPRLYGNEQEEGGGEDDSIEVDRQAYRAAFAAVDPRYDYNKRVAGDGGKLNEREGGREASYEEQPVEEEENEAVSSSGMDEDISARSDQEQQRSSGSSFERRRRGIIEDIDSEEFIIRQEETALALAHEILITTPKAPPPSPPERPARTRSLRKRKEPSVESYEPVGQQHPIRPKRDVGRRSIEADYDYEIESMLDNGEDSFGSGSRHKIVYHAESTCFNLSRLEPPLDDSPLVVVKPIRRKSRSSTGRSESLAEGLNEKRTIEAAANAPSAPPRRRKRVAEVPSIENGFHAWNGHHFSAVSIIETANVQEEKIKMPAPKKPERAVSSSREAPSPAPESSVPPPPVPPKRSSRSRSRGASLAPDDDRTSHGAESLPEIGYTEEDIPQDEEEKKEALVEYPGYATIEKREKPPRPPPLRKRREGKFATTPRTWRVPDRPHRAYSTLRPVGSSALSETTLRRGDRESSSEDARTAYEPVDSEREAAADENDDGNGGKGENGAEEREKQDPRGIVVSMIQGRPLPAPPRPPRSRRDKDVQEQVRNEVALESSLEELLPAMSEAFASTQTDPLPDDMIIEEEITRAKLVVTPSRSGSQILVSTERIPSPAMANFSIDATRSFSQGGEGGEEEEEEEASGAYDESIEIPNLFDQHRRGYSKSLESTMSFESSIKTAGHNQDSEARRWRQRQRHQHRQHQRHAAQRSRTTTSPERDANVPIVPPLPSDKRWSSYRDEIEREEGDESRSASPALLRNISNISRKGDDYEADVEARLQSSFNERIRLEEELERARNLRSSLLTGEPLKIASLEVTDLRVESLNVTNLETQKLTASEIDATIVSASEISKKGESRSAEEESASDIQPTLLLRELIAIRSQLELVNSGSQEAAAAAPPTAATARLQLDQVSRTTETRAIYSSLGRSREASPPQRSSQSQALPVTSEPPKEFIGKEVEARHRSGSTSRSRSSSPGRTETGSTRLRQTASPVKSLPPVISVTPDTPDSRKNNVDASSEITMPQRAVLSYVQEESLPPPPPPSSITSGQTRLVAFTTSSQIPAEFLALASSPPLAVTATSETATNVREPDVLDLGWQLAQALRIAIKRAMRHFVGYIVNRIGHEDTDTKMREIEIALCALLLIIVGLLIICFSAPRTITHHHHWDYFNPPRL, from the exons ATGGATAAACACCAGGAAGGTGAGCGAGAACGAGGTCGAACATCACGAGCGTCCTCGACTTCGAGCCTTGGTCGTGAAGTTCGTTGCGCCTGTCAATTCTTCCAGAGCGACTCTTTACTACCGGAAAGGCGCGCCATGATAATCTCAAGGCCATCTTCGAGGAACGCTAATCAACCGGCGTCGATCGCCAACGTCAGAGGAACGACCGAGGATCCCACCACCATCTATCACTTACA GAGTGAACACGAGTACGAGCCTATTGGAACGCCTCTGGTAAAACCGAGAACGATGACGCCTGTATCAACGGCGCCGGTTGTCCGGATAATCGATACCGATGTCGCGCCCGTCGCCGATAGCGACGACAGCATCGATCTTGGCGGTCGTTTCACACCCGGACCCGTCCTCGAGGGTAACGAACTCATTCTTCCGCTCGACGGGCAAATCGAAGACAGCGCTATGGAGACAAAAGAATTGGCCGGTGGTGGCGACACTTCGGAAGAACTCGAGAGTCCCCAACAACTCCAAGATCGTCTGGAAGAGCGTTTCCTCAATACGCTAGCTACGACAGCCGCAAACGAGTCAAGAGTCGAGGGCAAGGTCTATACGAGCAAG GAGGTGGACCCTTCAACGATGATGAAAGATGCGTCACCGCCGTCATCGACTCTCCAACGAGGTGCCGCCCACGGTTTGCCTCAACGCTTGCGTTTCCAAGCCGATAAATTACGTTCCCGTTTAAAATCGATTCAACCCCCTAATTTTACATTGTCAATTAATCGATCGAGACCCGAAAAAACTACGAGTCGTTCGTCAAAGTCTCGCGGTTCATCCGACAAAAAAAGTAGCGGATCAAGGAGCGACAAGACGGAAACGTCCAAACGTTCGCGAATTGAAAGAATCAGATCCTCGCTGCCGGACAGACCCAGACTATCGCTTCCGGATCGgcggaaatttcattttcccgAACGTTCCAAGTTTCATCTACCGGATCGTCCGCGattcaatataaaaaaaccaaaCGTCCATTTTCCAACGTTGGGAAAATCCCGAAAAACAACGTCTTCGAGCTCGagcgagcagcagcagcagcagcagccgcAGATTCGTCGAGATGGAACGGACGAGTCGAGCGCCGCCGGTTCGATGcgtaaaattttcgatttctccaCTTATCCCCGTTTGTtcgacaaaaaatcaaaaatccaaGAAGAATATGCGACATCATCACCGAAGGAATCTAGAGCGCAATCGATCGAAAGTTCAACACTTCCGAGAACGAAGAAAACATTGGCAGGTGGTAGCGCAGCGCCTCCGTTGGGATCGCGATGGTCGCAAAAATTTACGGACATGAAATTTGCCGATGACGAAGAGGACGAATCGGGAAAAACATTGGCAGAGAGATCAAAACCCTGGAGGCGTCCGTCCCTCGAGGAGCCAAGAGTATCGCTGGGAACAACTCGACGGGGAAGATCGATCGAGGAACCGCGGGCCGAGGAGAGTCTACCGTGGTCGAGTTCCGACGAGAGAATCGACGAGGCAGGGAgggagaatgaaaagaaacgaCGTATTATCGACGAACAAGCGAGTTACGAGGAAGAAGCCGAGGGGGAGAAAGAATTTGATCGGATAAGAGGAATAAAATTGAGGCGACGCACTTGGGAAGAATCGTACGAAGAGGAAGATGAACCCCCGAGAATCGACCCACGACTTTACGGAAACGAGCAGGAggaggggggaggggaggATGATTCGATCGAGGTGGATCGACAGGCTTATCGAGCCGCTTTCGCGGCCGTTGATCCGCGATACGATTACAACAAGAGGGTTGCCGGCGACGgcggaaaattgaacgaaagaGAGGGGGGGAGAGAAGCGTCGTACGAGGAGCAACCGgtggaagaggaagagaacgAAGCCGTATCCAGCAGCGGTATGGATGAAGACATATCGGCTCGTTCCGATCAGGAACAACAACGATCGAGCGGAAGTTCCTTCGAGCGTAGACGCCGTGGTATAATCGAGGATATCGATTCGGAGGAATTTATCATTCGGCAAGAGGAAACGGCTCTCGCGTTGGCTCACGAGATTTTGATAACGACGCCGAAAGCACCGCCACCGTCCCCGCCTGAGAGACCGGCGCGTACGAGGTCCTTGCGGAAACGCAAGGAACCCTCGGTCGAGTCTTACGAACCCGTCGGCCAGCAGCACCCAATCAGGCCGAAACGAGATGTTGGACGAAGAAGCATCGAGGCCGATTACGATTATGAGATCGAATCGATGTTGGACAACGGGGAAGACAGTTTCGGCTCGGGATCTCGCCACAAAATCGTTTATCACGCGGAATCGACGTGCTTCAATTTGAGCCGGTTGGAACCGCCGCTCGATGACTCGCCACTGGTAGTTGTCAAACCGATTCGACGGAAATCAAGATCGTCAACCGGTCGTTCCGAATCTTTGGCAGAGGGGCTaaacgaaaaacgaacgaTAGAAGCAGCGGCAAACGCTCCGTCCGCACCCCCAAGACGGCGAAAACGAGTTGCCGAAGTGCCGAGCATCGAAAACGGTTTCCATGCTTGGAACGGCCACCATTTTTCCGCCGTCTCAATAATCGAGACCGCTAACGttcaagaggaaaaaattaaaatgccAGCTCCAAAAAAACCGGAACGAGCGGTTAGCTCGTCCAGAGAAGCTCCTTCACCTGCGCCAGAATCTAGTGTCCCCCCCCCACCCGTTCCCCCGAAAAGATCGTCCCGGTCCCGATCTCGGGGAGCCTCTCTCGCACCGGATGACGACAGAACTTCCCACGGAGCCGAATCGTTGCCGGAAATTGGCTACACCGAAGAAGATATTCCACAGGACgaggaggagaagaaagaggccCTCGTCGAATATCCGGGCTATGCGACGattgaaaaacgagagaaaccGCCGAGGCCGCCCCCGCTCAGAAAACGACGGGAGGGAAAGTTCGCGACGACTCCGAGAACTTGGAGAGTTCCGGATCGGCCACATCGAGCTTACAGCACTTTGCGACCAGTTGGATCGAGCGCACTCTCGGAAACAACGCTTCGGAGGGGCGATCGTGAGAGCAGCAGCGAGGACGCGAGGACGGCTTACGAACCGGTTGATTCCGAAAGAGAAGCGGCGGCAGACGAGAATGACGATGGGAACGGTGGAAAGGGGGAAAATGGAgcggaggagagagagaaacaggaTCCGAGGGGAATTGTCGTCAGTATGATTCAAGGACGTCCATTACCGGCACCCCCGAGACCCCCGCGTTCTCGGCGGGATAAAGACGTCCAAGAGCAGGTCCGAAATGAAGTAGCCCTCGAGTCAAGCCTCGAAGAACTGCTGCCGGCAATGAGCGAAGCATTCGCATCTACCCAGACGGATCCGCTACCCGACGATATGATTATCGAGGAAGAAATCACTCGGGCGAAACTGGTGGTAACGCCATCGAGATCGGGATCGCAGATTCTCGTTTCCACGGAACGCATCCCAAGCCCCGCAATGGCCAATTTCTCAATAGACGCAACGAGATCGTTCTCGcaaggaggagaaggaggagaagaagaagaagaagaagaagcctCCGGCGCTTACGACGAATCCATCGAAATACCCAATTTATTCGATCAACACCGACGGGGCTATTCTAAATCTTTGGAATCAACGATGAGCTTTGAGTCATCGATAAAAACTGCTGGTCATAATCAGGATTCTGAAGCGCGACGGTGGCGGCAGCGTCAGCGTCACCAGCATCGGCAGCACCAACGACACGCGGCGCAACGTTCCAGGACGACTACGAGTCCGGAACGCGATGCAAACGTCCCGATCGTTCCTCCGCTCCCGAGTGACAAACGTTGGTCGTCGTATCGGGATGAGATCGAACGAGAAGAAGGCGACGAGAGTCGAAGCGCGAGTCCTGCCTTGttacgaaatatttcaaatatttctcgGAAAGGAGACGACTACGAGGCTGACGTTGAAGCGAGACTGCAATCCTCGTTTAATGAAAGAATCCGACTGGAGGAGGAATTGGAACGAGCGAGAAACTTACGCTCGAGCCTTTTGACCGGCGAACCATTGAAAATCGCGAGTCTCGAAGTTACCGATCTCAGAGTCGAGAGTTTGAATGTAACGAATCTGGAGACACAAAAACTTACGGCTTCGGAGATCGATGCGACGATTGTATCTGCCtcggaaatatcgaaaaaaggagagagtCGGAGCGCCGAAGAAGAA AGTGCGAGTGACATACAGCCGACTCTCTTGCTACGTGAATTGATCGCGATTAGAAGTCAATTGGAGCTGGTTAATTCGGGCAGTCAAGAGGCGGCTGCGGCTGCTCCACCCACCGCGGCTACTGCTCGCTTGCAGCTTGATCAGGTATCCCGGACAACCGAGACGCGAGCTATATACTCCTCGCTCGGAAGATCGAGAGAAGCTTCGCCCCCTCAACGATCGAGCCAGAGTCAAGCGTTACCGGTGACGAGTGAGCCTCCGAAAGAATTTATCGGTAAGGAAGTGGAGGCACGACACCGCTCGGGATCGACATCGCGTTCACGCTCTTCATCGCCGGGACGAACCGAAACCGGTTCAACTAGACTTCGGCAAACCGCCTCACCGGTTAAATCTCTTCCCCCGGTTATTTCCGTAACTCCCGATACAccggactctagaaaaaataACGTAGACGCTTCGTCGGAAATAACGATGCCGCAAAGAGCTGTACTATCTTACGTCCAGGAAGAATCgctgccgccgccgccgccgccatcTTCGATCACGAGCGGACAAACGCGATTGGTGGCGTTTACAACGAGCTCGCAAATACCTGCCGAATTTTTAGCCCTTGCCTCCTCTCCCCCCCTAGCCGTAACAGCAACCTCGGAAACAGCGACAAACGTACGAGAACCGGATGTTTTGGATCTAGGATGGCAACTCGCGCAGGCTCTCAGGATCGCTATAAAACGAGCTATGAGACATTTCGTAGGTTACATCGTTAACAGAATCGGACACGAGGATACCGATACCAAGATGAGAGAAATCGAGATTGCACTTTGCGCCCTGTTGCTCATAATCGTTGGTCTCCTTATCATTTGTTTCAGCGCTCCGCGAACGATAACGCATCATCATCACTGGGACTATTTCAACCCACCGAGATTATAA
- the LOC122417609 gene encoding uncharacterized protein isoform X1, with product MDKHQEGERERGRTSRASSTSSLGREVRCACQFFQSDSLLPERRAMIISRPSSRNANQPASIANVRGTTEDPTTIYHLQSEHEYEPIGTPLVKPRTMTPVSTAPVVRIIDTDVAPVADSDDSIDLGGRFTPGPVLEGNELILPLDGQIEDSAMETKELAGGGDTSEELESPQQLQDRLEERFLNTLATTAANESRVEGKVYTSKEVDPSTMMKDASPPSSTLQRGAAHGLPQRLRFQADKLRSRLKSIQPPNFTLSINRSRPEKTTSRSSKSRGSSDKKSSGSRSDKTETSKRSRIERIRSSLPDRPRLSLPDRRKFHFPERSKFHLPDRPRFNIKKPNVHFPTLGKSRKTTSSSSSEQQQQQQPQIRRDGTDESSAAGSMRKIFDFSTYPRLFDKKSKIQEEYATSSPKESRAQSIESSTLPRTKKTLAGGSAAPPLGSRWSQKFTDMKFADDEEDESGKTLAERSKPWRRPSLEEPRVSLGTTRRGRSIEEPRAEESLPWSSSDERIDEAGRENEKKRRIIDEQASYEEEAEGEKEFDRIRGIKLRRRTWEESYEEEDEPPRIDPRLYGNEQEEGGGEDDSIEVDRQAYRAAFAAVDPRYDYNKRVAGDGGKLNEREGGREASYEEQPVEEEENEAVSSSGMDEDISARSDQEQQRSSGSSFERRRRGIIEDIDSEEFIIRQEETALALAHEILITTPKAPPPSPPERPARTRSLRKRKEPSVESYEPVGQQHPIRPKRDVGRRSIEADYDYEIESMLDNGEDSFGSGSRHKIVYHAESTCFNLSRLEPPLDDSPLVVVKPIRRKSRSSTGRSESLAEGLNEKRTIEAAANAPSAPPRRRKRVAEVPSIENGFHAWNGHHFSAVSIIETANVQEEKIKMPAPKKPERAVSSSREAPSPAPESSVPPPPVPPKRSSRSRSRGASLAPDDDRTSHGAESLPEIGYTEEDIPQDEEEKKEALVEYPGYATIEKREKPPRPPPLRKRREGKFATTPRTWRVPDRPHRAYSTLRPVGSSALSETTLRRGDRESSSEDARTAYEPVDSEREAAADENDDGNGGKGENGAEEREKQDPRGIVVSMIQGRPLPAPPRPPRSRRDKDVQEQVRNEVALESSLEELLPAMSEAFASTQTDPLPDDMIIEEEITRAKLVVTPSRSGSQILVSTERIPSPAMANFSIDATRSFSQGGEGGEEEEEEEASGAYDESIEIPNLFDQHRRGYSKSLESTMSFESSIKTAGHNQDSEARRWRQRQRHQHRQHQRHAAQRSRTTTSPERDANVPIVPPLPSDKRWSSYRDEIEREEGDESRSASPALLRNISNISRKGDDYEADVEARLQSSFNERIRLEEELERARNLRSSLLTGEPLKIASLEVTDLRVESLNVTNLETQKLTASEIDATIVSASEISKKGESRSAEEESASASASASASASDIQPTLLLRELIAIRSQLELVNSGSQEAAAAAPPTAATARLQLDQVSRTTETRAIYSSLGRSREASPPQRSSQSQALPVTSEPPKEFIGKEVEARHRSGSTSRSRSSSPGRTETGSTRLRQTASPVKSLPPVISVTPDTPDSRKNNVDASSEITMPQRAVLSYVQEESLPPPPPPSSITSGQTRLVAFTTSSQIPAEFLALASSPPLAVTATSETATNVREPDVLDLGWQLAQALRIAIKRAMRHFVGYIVNRIGHEDTDTKMREIEIALCALLLIIVGLLIICFSAPRTITHHHHWDYFNPPRL from the exons ATGGATAAACACCAGGAAGGTGAGCGAGAACGAGGTCGAACATCACGAGCGTCCTCGACTTCGAGCCTTGGTCGTGAAGTTCGTTGCGCCTGTCAATTCTTCCAGAGCGACTCTTTACTACCGGAAAGGCGCGCCATGATAATCTCAAGGCCATCTTCGAGGAACGCTAATCAACCGGCGTCGATCGCCAACGTCAGAGGAACGACCGAGGATCCCACCACCATCTATCACTTACA GAGTGAACACGAGTACGAGCCTATTGGAACGCCTCTGGTAAAACCGAGAACGATGACGCCTGTATCAACGGCGCCGGTTGTCCGGATAATCGATACCGATGTCGCGCCCGTCGCCGATAGCGACGACAGCATCGATCTTGGCGGTCGTTTCACACCCGGACCCGTCCTCGAGGGTAACGAACTCATTCTTCCGCTCGACGGGCAAATCGAAGACAGCGCTATGGAGACAAAAGAATTGGCCGGTGGTGGCGACACTTCGGAAGAACTCGAGAGTCCCCAACAACTCCAAGATCGTCTGGAAGAGCGTTTCCTCAATACGCTAGCTACGACAGCCGCAAACGAGTCAAGAGTCGAGGGCAAGGTCTATACGAGCAAG GAGGTGGACCCTTCAACGATGATGAAAGATGCGTCACCGCCGTCATCGACTCTCCAACGAGGTGCCGCCCACGGTTTGCCTCAACGCTTGCGTTTCCAAGCCGATAAATTACGTTCCCGTTTAAAATCGATTCAACCCCCTAATTTTACATTGTCAATTAATCGATCGAGACCCGAAAAAACTACGAGTCGTTCGTCAAAGTCTCGCGGTTCATCCGACAAAAAAAGTAGCGGATCAAGGAGCGACAAGACGGAAACGTCCAAACGTTCGCGAATTGAAAGAATCAGATCCTCGCTGCCGGACAGACCCAGACTATCGCTTCCGGATCGgcggaaatttcattttcccgAACGTTCCAAGTTTCATCTACCGGATCGTCCGCGattcaatataaaaaaaccaaaCGTCCATTTTCCAACGTTGGGAAAATCCCGAAAAACAACGTCTTCGAGCTCGagcgagcagcagcagcagcagcagccgcAGATTCGTCGAGATGGAACGGACGAGTCGAGCGCCGCCGGTTCGATGcgtaaaattttcgatttctccaCTTATCCCCGTTTGTtcgacaaaaaatcaaaaatccaaGAAGAATATGCGACATCATCACCGAAGGAATCTAGAGCGCAATCGATCGAAAGTTCAACACTTCCGAGAACGAAGAAAACATTGGCAGGTGGTAGCGCAGCGCCTCCGTTGGGATCGCGATGGTCGCAAAAATTTACGGACATGAAATTTGCCGATGACGAAGAGGACGAATCGGGAAAAACATTGGCAGAGAGATCAAAACCCTGGAGGCGTCCGTCCCTCGAGGAGCCAAGAGTATCGCTGGGAACAACTCGACGGGGAAGATCGATCGAGGAACCGCGGGCCGAGGAGAGTCTACCGTGGTCGAGTTCCGACGAGAGAATCGACGAGGCAGGGAgggagaatgaaaagaaacgaCGTATTATCGACGAACAAGCGAGTTACGAGGAAGAAGCCGAGGGGGAGAAAGAATTTGATCGGATAAGAGGAATAAAATTGAGGCGACGCACTTGGGAAGAATCGTACGAAGAGGAAGATGAACCCCCGAGAATCGACCCACGACTTTACGGAAACGAGCAGGAggaggggggaggggaggATGATTCGATCGAGGTGGATCGACAGGCTTATCGAGCCGCTTTCGCGGCCGTTGATCCGCGATACGATTACAACAAGAGGGTTGCCGGCGACGgcggaaaattgaacgaaagaGAGGGGGGGAGAGAAGCGTCGTACGAGGAGCAACCGgtggaagaggaagagaacgAAGCCGTATCCAGCAGCGGTATGGATGAAGACATATCGGCTCGTTCCGATCAGGAACAACAACGATCGAGCGGAAGTTCCTTCGAGCGTAGACGCCGTGGTATAATCGAGGATATCGATTCGGAGGAATTTATCATTCGGCAAGAGGAAACGGCTCTCGCGTTGGCTCACGAGATTTTGATAACGACGCCGAAAGCACCGCCACCGTCCCCGCCTGAGAGACCGGCGCGTACGAGGTCCTTGCGGAAACGCAAGGAACCCTCGGTCGAGTCTTACGAACCCGTCGGCCAGCAGCACCCAATCAGGCCGAAACGAGATGTTGGACGAAGAAGCATCGAGGCCGATTACGATTATGAGATCGAATCGATGTTGGACAACGGGGAAGACAGTTTCGGCTCGGGATCTCGCCACAAAATCGTTTATCACGCGGAATCGACGTGCTTCAATTTGAGCCGGTTGGAACCGCCGCTCGATGACTCGCCACTGGTAGTTGTCAAACCGATTCGACGGAAATCAAGATCGTCAACCGGTCGTTCCGAATCTTTGGCAGAGGGGCTaaacgaaaaacgaacgaTAGAAGCAGCGGCAAACGCTCCGTCCGCACCCCCAAGACGGCGAAAACGAGTTGCCGAAGTGCCGAGCATCGAAAACGGTTTCCATGCTTGGAACGGCCACCATTTTTCCGCCGTCTCAATAATCGAGACCGCTAACGttcaagaggaaaaaattaaaatgccAGCTCCAAAAAAACCGGAACGAGCGGTTAGCTCGTCCAGAGAAGCTCCTTCACCTGCGCCAGAATCTAGTGTCCCCCCCCCACCCGTTCCCCCGAAAAGATCGTCCCGGTCCCGATCTCGGGGAGCCTCTCTCGCACCGGATGACGACAGAACTTCCCACGGAGCCGAATCGTTGCCGGAAATTGGCTACACCGAAGAAGATATTCCACAGGACgaggaggagaagaaagaggccCTCGTCGAATATCCGGGCTATGCGACGattgaaaaacgagagaaaccGCCGAGGCCGCCCCCGCTCAGAAAACGACGGGAGGGAAAGTTCGCGACGACTCCGAGAACTTGGAGAGTTCCGGATCGGCCACATCGAGCTTACAGCACTTTGCGACCAGTTGGATCGAGCGCACTCTCGGAAACAACGCTTCGGAGGGGCGATCGTGAGAGCAGCAGCGAGGACGCGAGGACGGCTTACGAACCGGTTGATTCCGAAAGAGAAGCGGCGGCAGACGAGAATGACGATGGGAACGGTGGAAAGGGGGAAAATGGAgcggaggagagagagaaacaggaTCCGAGGGGAATTGTCGTCAGTATGATTCAAGGACGTCCATTACCGGCACCCCCGAGACCCCCGCGTTCTCGGCGGGATAAAGACGTCCAAGAGCAGGTCCGAAATGAAGTAGCCCTCGAGTCAAGCCTCGAAGAACTGCTGCCGGCAATGAGCGAAGCATTCGCATCTACCCAGACGGATCCGCTACCCGACGATATGATTATCGAGGAAGAAATCACTCGGGCGAAACTGGTGGTAACGCCATCGAGATCGGGATCGCAGATTCTCGTTTCCACGGAACGCATCCCAAGCCCCGCAATGGCCAATTTCTCAATAGACGCAACGAGATCGTTCTCGcaaggaggagaaggaggagaagaagaagaagaagaagaagcctCCGGCGCTTACGACGAATCCATCGAAATACCCAATTTATTCGATCAACACCGACGGGGCTATTCTAAATCTTTGGAATCAACGATGAGCTTTGAGTCATCGATAAAAACTGCTGGTCATAATCAGGATTCTGAAGCGCGACGGTGGCGGCAGCGTCAGCGTCACCAGCATCGGCAGCACCAACGACACGCGGCGCAACGTTCCAGGACGACTACGAGTCCGGAACGCGATGCAAACGTCCCGATCGTTCCTCCGCTCCCGAGTGACAAACGTTGGTCGTCGTATCGGGATGAGATCGAACGAGAAGAAGGCGACGAGAGTCGAAGCGCGAGTCCTGCCTTGttacgaaatatttcaaatatttctcgGAAAGGAGACGACTACGAGGCTGACGTTGAAGCGAGACTGCAATCCTCGTTTAATGAAAGAATCCGACTGGAGGAGGAATTGGAACGAGCGAGAAACTTACGCTCGAGCCTTTTGACCGGCGAACCATTGAAAATCGCGAGTCTCGAAGTTACCGATCTCAGAGTCGAGAGTTTGAATGTAACGAATCTGGAGACACAAAAACTTACGGCTTCGGAGATCGATGCGACGATTGTATCTGCCtcggaaatatcgaaaaaaggagagagtCGGAGCGCCGAAGAAGAAAGCGCGAGCGCGAGCGCGAGCGCGAGCGCGAGTGCGAGTGACATACAGCCGACTCTCTTGCTACGTGAATTGATCGCGATTAGAAGTCAATTGGAGCTGGTTAATTCGGGCAGTCAAGAGGCGGCTGCGGCTGCTCCACCCACCGCGGCTACTGCTCGCTTGCAGCTTGATCAGGTATCCCGGACAACCGAGACGCGAGCTATATACTCCTCGCTCGGAAGATCGAGAGAAGCTTCGCCCCCTCAACGATCGAGCCAGAGTCAAGCGTTACCGGTGACGAGTGAGCCTCCGAAAGAATTTATCGGTAAGGAAGTGGAGGCACGACACCGCTCGGGATCGACATCGCGTTCACGCTCTTCATCGCCGGGACGAACCGAAACCGGTTCAACTAGACTTCGGCAAACCGCCTCACCGGTTAAATCTCTTCCCCCGGTTATTTCCGTAACTCCCGATACAccggactctagaaaaaataACGTAGACGCTTCGTCGGAAATAACGATGCCGCAAAGAGCTGTACTATCTTACGTCCAGGAAGAATCgctgccgccgccgccgccgccatcTTCGATCACGAGCGGACAAACGCGATTGGTGGCGTTTACAACGAGCTCGCAAATACCTGCCGAATTTTTAGCCCTTGCCTCCTCTCCCCCCCTAGCCGTAACAGCAACCTCGGAAACAGCGACAAACGTACGAGAACCGGATGTTTTGGATCTAGGATGGCAACTCGCGCAGGCTCTCAGGATCGCTATAAAACGAGCTATGAGACATTTCGTAGGTTACATCGTTAACAGAATCGGACACGAGGATACCGATACCAAGATGAGAGAAATCGAGATTGCACTTTGCGCCCTGTTGCTCATAATCGTTGGTCTCCTTATCATTTGTTTCAGCGCTCCGCGAACGATAACGCATCATCATCACTGGGACTATTTCAACCCACCGAGATTATAA